The genomic interval ATTGCTTGCTTCCGGTTACAAACTTGATATTGTGTAAATAAATTGGCTTGGAAACCATGCCATACATTTTGTAAAAAATTACTTAGAAAACCACAGAACCAGATTTCTGTGGTTTTCTAAGTTTTTATCAGTTACTTTTTAATTCAATAAATAAAATTGACTAACGAAATAAATGCAGTTGACGAAGGTGAGGTAATACTAATTAACAAACCTTTAAAATGGACATCATTCGATGTTGCCAATAAGTTAAAATACGCCTGCAAGTTCAAAAAAATCGGCCATGCAGGTACGCTTGATCCGCTTGCGACGGGATTGCTGATTTTATGCACCGGAAAAAAAACGAAGCAAATTGATTCTTACCAGGCGCAGGAAAAAGAATATACAGGTACTTTGGTTTTGGGGAAAACAACACCTTCTATTGATCTGGAAACAGAATTCGATGCAGAATTTCCTATTAAACATATCACTGCTGAAATTCTTGAAAATGCACGTACACAATTCCTGGGAAATATAGAACAGGTACCTCCTATTTATTCAGCTGTCAAAGTTGATGGGGAACGGCTCTATAAAAAAGCAAGGCGTGGAGAAACGGCAGAAATAAAAAAGAGAAGTGTGGAGATTTCATTGTTTGAGATTGATGCTGCCAGTTTCCCCGCTATAAATTTTAGGATAGTTTGTTCCAAAGGCACATATATTCGTAGTATTGTACGCGATTTTGGTCAGATGGTAAACAGCGGTGCATATATGAGCGCTCTATGCAGAACAAGGATTGGTTCATTTGAATTAAGTAATGCATGGAATCTGACCGATTTTATTTATCAAAAAAGGATTGAGCTGAAGTTACCTGTTGACGAATGAAAATTTACCATAGTCTGGATTCCCTTCATAAAATTGAACGTGCAGTAGTAACCAGCGGCACTTTTGACGGAGTACACATCGGACACAAAAAAATACTTTCCCGCCTTAACGAAATAAGTCAGCAGTCAGGAGGAGAATCAGTGGTTTTAACATTTTGGCCGCATCCCCGCATGGTCGTTTCAGAAGACAGCCAGGGATTACAGTTATTATCTACCATTGATGAAAAAATTGAGCTGTTCTCACAATTAGGCATACAACATCTTGCCATTATCCCCTTTACGCGCTCTTTCTCAGAATTATCGTCTGAGGAATTTATCCAGCAGGTTCTGGTTGAAAAGATCGGTACAAAAAAACTGATCATAGGTTATGATCACCGCTTTGGGCGAAATAGAGAAGGCAGCTTTGAGTTCCTGAAAAAAAATTGTTCGCAATATGGTTTTGAAGTTGAAGAAATTTCCAGACAGGATATTGAAGACCTGGCGATCAGTTCTTCCCGGATTCGTAAGGCATTATTAACAGGACACATTACAGAAGCTAACGAACTTTTGGGCCGGCCGTATACGATTTCCGGTACTGTTGTGAAAGGAAAGCAGCTAGGAAGAACAATTGGATTTCCTACGGCCAATGTACATCCCGATGAATCATATAAACTGATCCCTCAAAATGGAGTCTACGTGATTGAGGCCAAATACAACGGTGAAACCTTCAACGGAATGCTGAATATCGGAGTAAGGCCAACTGTAGATGGAACTTCAAGGACTATTGAAGCAAATTTGTTTGATTTTGACAAAGAAATTTATGGGGAAGAGCTGCGGCTGGATTTGTTACATTACATTCGTCCGGAACAAAAATTTGATGGTTTACCTGCTCTTATTCAGCAAATTAAACTGGACAGGGAATGTGCTGTAAGCTTTTTGTCCTTGTATAAATAAAGTGCTTTTTGTTTTAGAAGTGTATAATGAACGTTTATTCCTGTGCATAACAGGCCGTAAGCAATTTGTTAATATTACATATCTGAAATGTAGTTGTAGCTTTGCGGATTCAAAACATCTACCAACACGTAACAAGTTATGAAGGGACAAAAAAAAGCGTTGGCAGCTAGTATTGCGAGCGTAGTTCAGGGCAAACTGAATGAATCCGGAGAACAATCAAAAAAAGCAATAAAAGCAATTGAAAAAGCTGCGAAAAAGCTGGTTGAAAAATTAGGCAAGATTACTTCAAAAGAGAAGAAAAAATTGAATCGGGCTAAAAAAATGAAGCAATCGCTGCAAAAGCAGAAAAAAAGGAAGTCAAAAGGCTGGAAGAAACGAACCCAAGGCCAGTAACTTCAACCGAAACCGAATTAATCACAGTCGATTAATTTCAGTTTAAAAAAATAAAAAGACAAGCCGAATTGCCCGCATTGGGAAATTCCGGCTTGTCTTTTTATTTAACACTGCCATAAAAATATTGCATGGAACTCAATTCACTTTGAGCCAGCCTGTAATGCTCATTCTGGATTTATTGGTAAGCAATACTTCGTGTTCCAGTTCACTGCTTTTGAAGAAAACACTTTTACCATTTACCGGTGGGATATTCTGTTCGTTATCGCTGTGATAAACCCGCAATTCGCCACCATCCCCTTCCTCCCAGTCAGAATTTAAATACATGATCATGGAGTACTGCCGGCTTTCATTATTCCTGAACTGATCGAAATGCTTTTTGTAAAAACTGCCCTTTTCGTATAATGTATAGTGGAATTCATATCCCGTAATCCCTGTATAACAAGTCATATTGAGATAGCTCACAAAACTGTCCATCAGATCGAAAAAATCGTTCTCATAAGTATTGTTATGTGTACGATCCAGCCAGTAAATTTTATCTCCTCTTACGAGTTTATTTTGTCTAATCGCTGAGTCGTTTCCAGTTTTGGCAGATGACATCTGCTGATTTGAATAAAGCGTAATCAGGTTTTCCTTTAAATGAGAGGCAAGGGATTCACTCAAAAAATCTGCTGCGATTCCAACCTTATTATCAATATAACTATCGATGAGTTTATTAAAGATTTTTTGCAATGAGCGTAGGGCGTGGCCCGGAGTTGGGCCCAAATACCATTATTCTCTTGAAGGTAGGGTTAATTAATTGTAACTATCCGAATTTCTCGATTTACTATTCTTCCCAATTTTCCCATTTTAAAATATCTGAACTATTGTGCATTACCAGTTCAGACGAATAAATTTCTATAAACATCCCGTTCTGCTCATCATATTCACCTTGTATCCATTCCTGATCGTCTTTCCGCATAAACCGAACTACAGCACCATTTTCCGGCATTGAATTATTTTCCATTTTTCAAATCATTTTTTAGTTCAATGATGAGGTTAATAAATCTGTTCCAGTATTATAATAGAAAGCGATTATTTTTTGAAAAAGAAGAAAAGTTTCCATTCCCAGCTATTTAACAGCTTCTTTCAACTCCGCATATCGTGCTTTTAATTTGTCCAGCTCTGACGCGTAAGCAGCATCATTTGCCAGATTTTTCGTTTCATGGGGATCCAGTTTAGTATTGAACAGCTCTTCATATTGATGCTCAATGAAATTCATATACTTGTAATCCAGCGAAACAACACCTTCCACTTTTGGCAATTGAGGGCTGCCCAAATAGGTATGTTCATAAAAAAATCTTTTCTGCCAGGTAGTTTATTTTGCAAAACACGGATCAGATCTTTCCCTTGCATAGTTTCAGGAGCATTTACTTTGGCGAATGCCAGGATGGTTTGTGCAACATCAATATTTAAAGCCATTTGATCCGTGGATTTTCCCGTTAGCTCTTTTGGTAAACCTGCTCCGGAAATGATCAATGGAACACGGATTGATTCTTCGTAGCCAAACCATTTTCCTTCCAGTCCGTGTTCGCCTAATGAAAATCCATTATCACCCATAAAAATGATAATGGTGTTTTCATCAATCTTCAACTGCTTTAACTGACTGATCAAATCTCCAACAACTTCATCCACACCGGTTATCAAACGATAATAATTTCGGGTAGTTTCCTGACGGAGCTGATCCGTTGAAAGCAATGGTTTCCACCTGTCGCGGCCAATATTCTTATCCGTTCTGAAGAAATCCGGAAAACTATTCCAGTATTTTGGATCTGCTGTTACTGGTTCAGGAATATTTACGTTTTTGTACAAATTTTTGAATCGTTCCTGTACCGGATAAGTTGGCGGATTACCGTCCAGTTCATGCGGCGCTTTAAAACTTACAGACAAACAAAATGGCTCCTTTCCGGCAAAATTATTTAAAAACTGGCTGATGTCCTTTCCTACACTATCGGTGTGATGGATAACCTTTCCACTTTTGTTTACGAGTTCGTAAATTGGCTGGCTTTCCTTTGCGCTTGCCCAGTAATCAAAAAGGGAATCGGGCTGGTTAGCAACGTCAATACCGAATTTGCCAATGAAGCCGAGTTTGTAGCCCGCTTTTTTTAGTAATGCAGGATAGGTATTGGCAAGAGCTTCGGTAGTAAAATCAGTACTAAAATTATTGATCTTATGACGAGATTCATATTGTCCGCTCAGAATACTTGCACGGCTGACAGCACAAATGGAAGTAGTGACGTAAGCTTTCCTGAATAGAATACCTTTTTTGGCCAGGTCATCAAGATTGGGCGTTTTTATAATTTTATTTCCCATTGCACCCAATGCATCCCAGCGATGATCGTCGGTAAGGATAAAAATGATATTAGGACGTTTGGCAGGTATTTCACTTTGTACCAGGCCAGAGAATGCAAATATAAAAAACACGGTCATCGTAAACCGTGTTTTGCAGAATGTTAAAATTTTGACCATTAGAATTTCATGTCAGTCTTTCGAAGAAAGAAATATAAAATAACGTTGAGTAAAATCAGGCTATTTGCCGGTATTTAATTTCGTTGCTGCCCTTTCAGCTCTTTTCCTGATATGACTGTCGTCAGAAGGCATACGCTGTACCAATGCAGCAGGCGTTTTTCCCAAATTACTTTCAAATGTTTTGCATGCAGAGAGCAGCTCCTTTGCTTTTGACTGGTTGGTTTTCAGCAAATTGTCTTTTTCTCCAATATCATTTCTTAAATTGAATAATAATGTGTCAGTTGCAGCAACAACGGTGATGCCGTTGGCCTTGATATCGGATTGCGGCAGACGGATCTTCCAGTCACCTTTCCTGAAAGCCTCTATTTTACCATTTGAGTAATAGGCAAATTCATCAGCTTTTCGCTTGCCTGTTCCAAACAAAACACTGCTGATATCTTCACCGTCCAAAGGCTTGGTGGTTTGTGTCTTTTGACTTCCGGTAAGGCTGATTATGGTCGGATAAAGATCAAGCTGTGTGGTAAGATCCTCATAAACAGATCCGGGTTTTATTTTACCGGGCCAGTAAGCAACCGTAGGTACACGCTGGCCGCCTTCAAAAGTAGTTCCTTTTCCCTGGCGCAGCGGCCC from Dyadobacter sp. NIV53 carries:
- a CDS encoding 2OG-Fe(II) oxygenase — its product is MQKIFNKLIDSYIDNKVGIAADFLSESLASHLKENLITLYSNQQMSSAKTGNDSAIRQNKLVRGDKIYWLDRTHNNTYENDFFDLMDSFVSYLNMTCYTGITGYEFHYTLYEKGSFYKKHFDQFRNNESRQYSMIMYLNSDWEEGDGGELRVYHSDNEQNIPPVNGKSVFFKSSELEHEVLLTNKSRMSITGWLKVN
- the truB gene encoding tRNA pseudouridine(55) synthase TruB encodes the protein MTNEINAVDEGEVILINKPLKWTSFDVANKLKYACKFKKIGHAGTLDPLATGLLILCTGKKTKQIDSYQAQEKEYTGTLVLGKTTPSIDLETEFDAEFPIKHITAEILENARTQFLGNIEQVPPIYSAVKVDGERLYKKARRGETAEIKKRSVEISLFEIDAASFPAINFRIVCSKGTYIRSIVRDFGQMVNSGAYMSALCRTRIGSFELSNAWNLTDFIYQKRIELKLPVDE
- a CDS encoding bifunctional riboflavin kinase/FAD synthetase, which gives rise to MKIYHSLDSLHKIERAVVTSGTFDGVHIGHKKILSRLNEISQQSGGESVVLTFWPHPRMVVSEDSQGLQLLSTIDEKIELFSQLGIQHLAIIPFTRSFSELSSEEFIQQVLVEKIGTKKLIIGYDHRFGRNREGSFEFLKKNCSQYGFEVEEISRQDIEDLAISSSRIRKALLTGHITEANELLGRPYTISGTVVKGKQLGRTIGFPTANVHPDESYKLIPQNGVYVIEAKYNGETFNGMLNIGVRPTVDGTSRTIEANLFDFDKEIYGEELRLDLLHYIRPEQKFDGLPALIQQIKLDRECAVSFLSLYK